The DNA region ACCCCAGAAGCCAGTGAATTTGAAATGAAAGTCTGGTCTGATATCTACCTGGCACATGTATCCATTGTGTTTACAGACACCCACAGGTGAAGAGGAGTAAAAATTCTGGCAGAGAGCAAATCGAAGCTCCTTGAAAGCCAAAAGAGAAATGGGCGTGGCTCATGACAGCAAAAGTCCTGAAATAGGATGGGTCATCTGTTGAAGAAGCTAATAAGCATATCTTGGAATCAGATATTCATGGCAAATTAAGGGGACGATGATAATTATTGTTCTCAGGAACCGAGTGAGTGTTTCTAgagcaaatagaaaaaaagatgGTTGGGATATTGATAAATATGAAGTTGTGAGATTATTGAGAAATAACTcaattcttttaaatttttttctgaataactATTAAAGTCTTTAGAAATCTTTCATTTCttaacaaacttattttaaatatttaaaaaccgGGGcatgttggaacattttatttagatataaatgaagttttggtcttagaatacagctcacagaatgggttaaagattaagtcagattctggttaaattcctacttagacagtaaTTTTGATAAAGATCTTTCTGGTCACTTTGTTCTTGCTAGGACAAGGCTGAcctccaagacatttttaaataagtgtgggcctctcctttgatgtccagtCCACTAACATgaaaggcatttgccatttacAGTGGAtcaatgtttttgtgttaaacatatttacaaaccagaaataaaatgggttttcttaggaaattacagttgattttatgagggttgTAAAAACAGActacttcaaagagaaactggattgaaccaaGTGCTTTGATGCTAGAGTGAAGACAAATGGACAGTCAACAAAGTGATAAGAGatttggtttaaggaaaaatcacaATGTTACAgggactgcatttaaactgagaatactaaaatgttctttgtattgctctgatccgtgcATGGAAAGAGGgtacctgcaaactgttgtcacatgtaacctttaagatatatggttgtaactttgcaactcagaactattatcttcaataaactatacttatctgaaagccaaaagaagaagcttgcaacttctcttttcctttttttcttttatgcctAAATTCAACACACACATTGGGGGGGATGTATGAGAATGGATGTGCATCTGAGCGGATATAGGATTCAGATTTGGTTCACCGAATCCTGAGTATTCgcccgaatccgaaccctgctcaaaaagtaggtattcgggttAAATttgaaaccgaatcctggattcggtgcatccctattgattattgtaatgcacttttttctgatGTCCCAAAACGCGTGGTATCccgcttgtagcttgttcagaatacagccgctagaattctgattaAAATCAGGAAGAGTTAACATATTACCCATGTTTTggtctctttacactggctccctgtgcagtatagaattgattttaagatgttgctgttaacttacaaggctttgaatggattagcacctagttatttgcaagagttactgaccaTGTGTCTTCCAAACCGcattctgagatcacaggatgcagggctgctggttattcctaggatcaacaaaaaacacagcaggtagggctttttcttttagagctcCTAAACTATGGAATGCTCTGTTTTCACTTGTCAGGGAAGTCAAGTTacagtcaagactaaaaacacacttttatagcttagtgggttttaatgtaactttaaaattgctgcttttttattgtgtatacttttatttaaatgttatgtattttaaatggtctgattgtggcagttgtatgtgtgacatgctatacaaatgtattgtggttttttttttttttttgctatgtactgtacagtgctttgtgaattttgtgtaaaaaacactatataaatacaatcaataaataaacacaacaaacaataGTTCTGCATAGAAAAGTCAGTCACTACAATTACAAACttatgaattatgaaattagtgTAAATTGCTTAAACACTCCCCATACACCATCTGATTTCCCACATTTAGCACTATTATCTATCCAACAATCGCAATGGTGTTCTAACCAACTGCTAAGCAACCCATTGCCAAATGGTTACAATGCCATGTTTTCTATTGCAGAATGTCTCACTACACAGACGAGCCGCGGTTCACTATTGAGCAGATTGATCTGCTGCAACGTCTCCGCCGGACGGGGATGAACAAGCATGAGATACAGCATGCCCTGGAAACACTGGAGCGTCTAGATCGCGAGCATGGGGACAAGTTTGGCCGCCGGCCAGCCTACAGTGGGACGAGCACCACCACCAGTGATGTAGTGGCCTCTTCTATCACCATCGCCACACAGACCCAGTACCACAGGCTTTCACCCTCCCCCAGCAACAGCTATGACACCT from Polyodon spathula isolate WHYD16114869_AA unplaced genomic scaffold, ASM1765450v1 scaffolds_1182, whole genome shotgun sequence includes:
- the LOC121309310 gene encoding homeobox-containing protein 1-like → MSHYTDEPRFTIEQIDLLQRLRRTGMNKHEIQHALETLERLDREHGDKFGRRPAYSGTSTTTSDVVASSITIATQTQYHRLSPSPSNSYDTSSPPSSATANQSGKETMPATPNRKLSPSRYSANSVDQSLYSFEATEDELDIDDKVEELMR